ATTTTGATCCAGATCCAGCTGTTCCATCGACTCCGCCGTACTGCTTTTGCCAACCAGTTGATTCTTTAATTCAATAAAATCACTGATCGCTTCCGGATAATTTTCATAGAGATGGGAAAGACTTCCCAAACTAGCTGTTTGCGAGCGGAAGACTGCACGGTACATCCCTTCCAAAAGAACTTCACGCACAGCATCAGGCATAAAGATCCGATTGTTGACGACCGGATCGAAAGAGAGAATCGTTCCTTCGTTCTTTTCATTTTTACCCACAATCATATTGACGATTTTAGGTTTAAGCACTTTCCCTCCATTCGCAACCGCCGACAACATCACTGCAGTTTGCAAAGGAGTGACGACCAGCGAGTGCTGACCGATCGCCATTGCATACAACCCATTGCGGTTGACAGAGAGATCGTATGGAATTTGACCGGGAATTTCCGCAGGAAGGTCGATCCCTGTTTTTGAGCCAAATGAGAAATCCCTCGCAGCTCTTGCCAAATCCTCCGGATTAGCAAGAACATCAACAGCAAGAAGGGAAAAATAGGGATCGCTAGACATTTCTATAGCTCTAACAAGATCCATTTTCCCCATTCCGCTTCGATGGCTGCGAGGAATCCTTCCTCCCTTATAGAACTGCGGAATCGGCTTCCCATTCTTATCATATCCAACAAAAGTCGCTTTGCCACTCTTATAGATGTCGTCAACCATAATCAGAGGATTTAAATGAATCTCACCCGCCTGCTTTCCCTGAAACGCATTAAATGTTTGCACAAGCGCTTCATAAGCTGTGACGATTTTAAAAATAGATCCTTGCACAGCAGCCTGGCGATAAGCGTGCGATCGAGCAAAACCGTATCCATAATTCGGATAAAATCCAGCAGCCAAATGTTTTTCAAGCTGCTGACCATCTTGAGAACGCAGATGACGGTAACGCCCAAGCAGGGATCGATTCAACCTGTCAAACCCCCGAAGACCTGCCAAATAATCCTGCACCATTTCCGGAGATAACCCATCCACCGACTGGTGTAATTTCCAATAAGACCGACTCCAAGAAAGCGCTTGGTGAGCTCCTCCTTTCAGCTCTTTTTCCCAGCTTGCCAACATTTCCTGATACGGTTTGATTTCCGGATAATCCTGAAAACTTACTCCCGTCATAAAAGTCGCAAGAAGGGCATACCGATGCTGCTCCCAAAATTCCTGGAACATCAGCAATTCCTGCTGCTCCAACAAATCAAGGTAGGGCTTGGCGTAGCGCACCTTATTGATCTTCTCCTCCCGCCGTTTCTGTTTCAAAAATTCCTTTTGATAGAGATCCCTCCATCTTTTAAAATGCACCTCTCTGAACAACTCCCAGATCATCTGACGCACAGTTTCCTCTATCAGGACAAATGCCGACTGCGCATTGCGGTACTCTACCAAGGACTGGCTGCCAATCTCCTTTAATAGAGTGTCCGAAATCCGTTCCGGGTCAACCACAATACGCACCAAATCTAAGAACATCACCTTGTCATAATTGCTTTCCAGCCCATTAAAAAAGGGATCAAGCGCTTTCTTATGAAATTGCACAGTTTCCCTGTGCTTTTCAACCGCTTCTTCCAAATGCTCCTGCTGCACAGCCGGCAAACGTCTTCCATACAGCTGATGGGGAGGATCGGAATAAAGTTGATTAAATAGCGCATAAGCGGACTGAGACGGAGAAAACACAAGCAATTTTTCCAAATGTTTTTGGATAATGACAGCATTTTTCACGCTCCCAACGCGATTGAGCGCTTCA
This genomic window from Waddlia chondrophila WSU 86-1044 contains:
- a CDS encoding penicillin-binding transpeptidase domain-containing protein, which gives rise to MPKRRRRARPRLTIEEKAAKVLNLVFIGFLLITLRSWHLSVILHEEKLEEARRPQKRVVIESSKRGTIRDRFNIPLAINKMQYNLAISYAQIRQIPGVVWEKENGKKVKRYIRREYIEKLSAVVGEELHLDPDYVEDLIYSKAALFHHLPYVVKEDISEGQYYRLKMLERDYPGLHTQSVPKRYYPYGKVGGEMIGYIGAISRQEYESVVQEIKSLEEWLGKYEMGQDPELPEGIETVEGVEKRYKEMVEHAYSINDYVGKMGIEGKFEEVLRGYHGKKAFASDAQGNIIQELLEGKEPQSGSRVLLTISQELQEYAEKLLIQNEAVRVPRVSRVNAQSRKKLEEKQHWIKGGAIVAMDPFSGDVLALASYPRCDPNDFISSGNGEERARKTANIRKWFETEEYIADVWNQKRPLDREFFDLKTEQIAEEAIWVDWQTYLEMILPIDSPIIEALNRVGSVKNAVIIQKHLEKLLVFSPSQSAYALFNQLYSDPPHQLYGRRLPAVQQEHLEEAVEKHRETVQFHKKALDPFFNGLESNYDKVMFLDLVRIVVDPERISDTLLKEIGSQSLVEYRNAQSAFVLIEETVRQMIWELFREVHFKRWRDLYQKEFLKQKRREEKINKVRYAKPYLDLLEQQELLMFQEFWEQHRYALLATFMTGVSFQDYPEIKPYQEMLASWEKELKGGAHQALSWSRSYWKLHQSVDGLSPEMVQDYLAGLRGFDRLNRSLLGRYRHLRSQDGQQLEKHLAAGFYPNYGYGFARSHAYRQAAVQGSIFKIVTAYEALVQTFNAFQGKQAGEIHLNPLIMVDDIYKSGKATFVGYDKNGKPIPQFYKGGRIPRSHRSGMGKMDLVRAIEMSSDPYFSLLAVDVLANPEDLARAARDFSFGSKTGIDLPAEIPGQIPYDLSVNRNGLYAMAIGQHSLVVTPLQTAVMLSAVANGGKVLKPKIVNMIVGKNEKNEGTILSFDPVVNNRIFMPDAVREVLLEGMYRAVFRSQTASLGSLSHLYENYPEAISDFIELKNQLVGKSSTAESMEQLDLDQNLGTNLYNHIWFGGILYTPDQKSEPKTFVFNDRFGTPELVVVVYLRFGAWGKDASPLAAQVAQKWREIKSKHLSRS